The sequence AAGATGGCCGAGGCCTATGCCGAGTTCGACCGCTGCCGCACGCGCCTGATCGCCGCCCGCGCCGAGGTCGCCACCTGCGCCATTTCCGGCGCCGTCGGCACCTTCGCCAATATCGATCCGCGCATCGAGGAACATGTCGCCAAGGCGATGGGCCTTGCCGTCGAGCCGGTCTCCACCCAGGTGATCCCGCGCGACCGCCACGCCATGTTCTTCGCGACGCTGGGCGTCATCGCCTCCTCGATCGAGCGCGTGGCGACCGAAATCCGCCACCTGCAGCGCACCGAGGTGCTGGAGGCGGAAGAGTACTTCTCGCCGGGCCAGAAGGGCTCCAGCGCCATGCCGCACAAGCGCAACCCGGTGCTGACCGAGAACCTGACCGGTCTTGCCCGCATGGTCCGCGCCTACGCGATGCCGGCGATGGAGAACGTCGCCCTGTGGCACGAGCGCGATATCTCGCACTCCTCGGTCGAGCGGATGATCGGCCCGGACGCCACCGTGACGCTCGACTTCGCGCTGGCGCGCCTGACCAACGTCATCGACAAGCTGATGGTCTATCCCGAGCGCATGCTGGCCAACATGAACCGCCTCGGCGGCCTGGTGCACTCGCAGCGCATCCTGCTGGCGCTGACCCAGGCCGGCACCTCGCGCGAGGACGCCTATCGCCTGGTCCAGCGCAACGCCATGAAGGTCTGGGACAGCTACCAGAAGGACGGCAGCGCCGATGTCGACTTCCTGGAGGAGCTGCTGAACGACGCCGATGTGCGCGCCGCCCTGTCGGAAGAGGAGATCCGCTCGCGCTTCGACCTCGGCTACCACACCAAGGCCGTCGGCACGATCTTCGACCGGGTGTTCGGCAAGGCCTGACGGCAATGCGCATCGCCGTGCTTGCCGACATCCACGGAAATGCCGAAGCGCTCGAGGCGGTCGTTGCCGACCTCGAGCGCGAGGCTCCGGACGAGGTCGTCAATCTCGGCGATTGCCTGTCCGGTCCGCTCTGGCCGGAGCGGACCGCGACAATCCTGCGCAGCCTCGGCTGGCCGACCGTACGCGGCAATCACGACCGTGTGGTCGCGGCCGGCAACGTATCGCCGGCGAATCGCACCGACCACTTCACCCAGAACGATCTGTCCGCCGAAAGCCTCGCCTGGCTGCGGGCGCTACCCGCAACGCTGGAGCTGGATGGCGGCGCCGTCCTGCTGTGCCACGGCACGCCGACACGCGACGACGTCTACCTGACGGAAGAGGTCGCGGGCGAGAGCACTCGCCTCGCCGCGGAACAGGACATCGCCGCCCGTCTCGGCGAGACGGCCGCCGGGCTGGTCTGCTGCGGCCACACCCACATTCCCCGGCTGGTGCACCTTGCCGCCTGCGGCCGCACGGTGCTCAATCCGGGCAGCGTCGGCCTGCCGGGCTATGCGGACGAGGCGCCGACGCCCCACCGGGTCGAGACGGGAAGTCCCCACGCCCGCTATGCGATGGTCGAACGCCGTCCCGAGGGCTGGCGCTTCGAGATGAAGAGCATCATGTACGACTGGGAGAGCGCCGCCCGCGAGGCCGAGCGCAACGGCCGCCCCGACTGGGCCCGGCCGCTTCGCACGGGCTTTTACGGGCCGCTGGCGTAGACATCCCCCGCGAGACCGACGAGAGAGCACTGCCCCATGAAGATTGCCGAGACCGACATCCTGCTGCTGCCCGGCTACGGCGACACGCCGGCCGGCCACTGGATGCACCGCTGGTGCGAGAAGATGCCGACGGCGCGCATCGTCGCCCAGCGCAACTGGTTCCAGCCCGTGCTGAAGGAGTGGATCGACGCCTTGAAGGAGGCGGTCGCCGCCGCGGAGCGCCCGGTGGTGCTGGTCGGCCATTCGCTCGGCTCGATCACCGCGGTCCATGCCGCCCATGGCCACGGGCTCGACACGGACAAGATCAAGGCCGCCTTCCTGGTGGCGCCGACGGACCTGAACCGCGCCGAGCCGAAGCCCGCCTTCGACGCCGCCCAGTTTCGCGCTGTGCCGAAGGGGCCCCTGCCCTTCCGCGCCAGGGTGGTGGCCAGCCGCACCGATCCCTATTGCGCCTATGACGTGGCCGAGCAGATGGCGCGGGACTGGGGCGCGCATTTCCAGGATGCGGGCGATGCCGGCCACATCAACCTGGAAAGCGGCCACGGCCCCTGGCCGGAAGGCCTGATGTCCTTCGCCTACCTGATGAAGGACCTGTGAGGGCGCTCACCGTCTCAACGTGAAACCGTTGATTTCGGACCCGTCGCACAGAATGATGCGATCATCGAAGTGATAGGCCTTGATCGCCTTCATCGTCGGGCCCCACCTCTCGGGCCCGATGGCGGTTACCTCGAATCTCGGCCCCGGGGTGCGCGACGATGCGCCGTACTGGACCTTGACCGCTTCGGAGCCCGGCTTGTCCGGGTAGTCCAGATAGGTCCAGTAGTAACGCCGCCAACTGTCGGATTTTCCCATGACCAGTCCCTGAGGATTGAAAGCGGGATCGGCCAGCCAGCATTCGAGCGAGCGCCGGTAGATATCGCTCAAGGCCAGCATCCGTTCGTCCGTGACCCGACCGCCCCAGACGCCCGAGAGATAGTTTGCTGAACCTATGGCTTCATCGAACTTGTCGAGCGATGTCCTGTTGACGCAAGACGCCAGAAAAACCGAGAGAAACAAAACAAAAAGAGATCTCACAACGCCCCCAAGTGGATTGATCCGCCAACAATTCTTTCGGCAGTAGCCCGCAATCGTTGACACCCAAACGCTACTTTCAATACACGATGATAAAGGATGCACAAGCCGGACGGGTGGCGCTGTCGCGACAATACGGACCCTGCTCGGACATTTTCGGTAGTGCGCTTGCCTGTGCAACGCCGGGCGCCAACCCGACATGCAACAGATCTTTCGACAGGGGTTTTTCATGAATTGCGACAGGTCCATCTTCCAAGCAACACTTCTGGTCGCACTGACGGCACTGACCGCCTGCGACGGTCCCGATCCCGAAGCCAAGGCGAGATACCGGGAAATCCGAACCGCTATCGACGACCGGAAGAGCACCTGCGGCAATACCGAGAACGATTCACCGGCGGCGCGCGCCATCGTGGAAAAGGACCGGCTGCGCGGCGTGACGCGCTACACGGAAGCAGATGCACCGGAGTTGATGGCCGACCGCACCAGCGTCTCCTACATGCCCGGCCACGGCACGCAGATCTCCTACACCTCGGCGGACGGTCGCTCCTGGCTCTGGTATCCCGGCAATCCCCGCATCCTGGAAGGGCGCTGGAAGCTGGACGACAGCAAGGACATGCTGCAGGTCTGCTACGACTACGGCCCCGGCACCTACAACCCGACGATGAAGGACGCGCCCGCCGGCTTCCAGTGCGGCAGCTTCCACAACCAGAAATTCTTCACGCTCGACACCAAGCGCGGCGACGTGTTCGGCCTTGCGACCGCGAAGGTCCTGAAGCCGCTGCCGCGCGATGCGGCCAAGCCCTATTCCCCCGGCTGCGCGCCGGCGAAAAAGCCGTTGCTGAAGAACGGCAAGCCGCCGCTCGACAACCTGCAGAACGACCTCAAGAGCTATATCGGCCGCGCCTGACGCGCTCGCCCGCCCCTTTCCCGCGCGCCCTTACAAGGCGCGCGGCCGCGGCCCCATCATAGCGACGAGCCGCCGGGCGACCAGCAAGGCCACCGGCACGGCCAGCAGCACGCCGACGCCGGCGAACACGGCCAGCAGCCACGGCTCGAAGGCGTTGATGCCGTAAAAGGTCATCGGCACCAGCGCGAAGGCGCCGGCCAGGGTCGGACCGATGACGATGAAGAGGACGGCAGCTAGCTTCCACATGACAGACACTCCCGATCAAGGGTCGGGGGCGCGTCTTTCCCTCAAGCTCGCTGCCCCGTCACCATCTGCCATCCTAGTGCCCGGTCCGCCGGGGATAATGCGACACCCGACCTCATGGGGGTTTGCCCATTGGGGAGATTGCCCATCAGGGATTCCACGCATGAAAACGCCGCCCGGCAGGTGACCGGGCGGCGCATCGAAGAAATTCCGGAACGGGAGACCGTCAGTCCAGCTCGGCGAGCCTGGCCTTGGCCATTTCCAGCAGCATCGACATCTCGATGCCGTGGGAGATGAAGCGGAAGCCCATCTGGCGCGCCGACTTCGCATCCGCCGCGTTGTTGCAGAAGATGCCGGCGAACTTGCCGGCGACGCGCGCACGCTTTGCCACGTCGGCGGCGATGGTCTGGACCTTCTCGCTGCTGGGGTTAAGCTCGCGCCCTTCCGACAGGGTCAGCGACATGTCGCCCGGGCCGATGAAGACGCCGTCGAGGCCTTCCACCGCCAGGATCTCGTCGAGGGCATCCAGAGCGGCCGGCGTCTCGATCATGGCGAGGGCCACCGTCTCCTGGTTGGCCGAGGCAAGATACTCGGCCGGCGTCAGGCCCTGCAGCATGGCCGCGCGATGCGGGCCCCAGCTGCGCACTCCGACGGGCGGAAACTTGCTCGCCCCGACCAGCGCCAGCGCATCTTCCACCGTATTGACCATCGGCATGATCACCGCTTCGGCGCCCAGATCGAAGGCGCGGCTGACGGTGGCGAAATCGTCGACCGGCGGACGCACGACCGCATGGGCACCGCCGAGGCGCGCAGCCGCGATGCCCTCGCGGATCGAGGCGATGTCATGGGCGCCGTGCTGCATGTCGAGCGTCACCGCGCCATACCCCGCGCGGCCCAGCAGCTCCGCCAGAACCGGCACGGCCATGGTCGACCAAGCGGTGATGACGGTCTCGTCGGCGCGAAGCCGGGCGGCAAGGGAGGGCTTGGTAACGGTCATGGCGGGGTTTTCCGAAATGGCGGGGTGGGAAGGGCCTTGAAACCGGGCCCGGCGGGCAGCGGTCCGCACCCTGGCGCGAACCTGCTCGTGTCTTGCGGGGGCTGAACGCGAAAGGGGCAGCGCACCTGCGCTGCCCCCTCGGGTGTCTCAGCCTTCGTTCTGGATCTGCTCGACCGCCTGATGCAGCAGCTCGTCCATGGTCCGGCGGATCTGATGGTCCGACTGGTCGACGCCCGCGTCGGTGAAATCCTTGCGGATCTTGCGGAACACGTCTTCCTCGCCCGGCTCCTCGAAATCGGCGCGGACCACTTCCTTCGCGTAGTCCTGGGCCTTGTCGGCATCGAGGCCGAGCTTCTCGGCCGCCCACAGGCCCAGCAGCTTGTTGCGACGGGCCACCGCCTTGAAGCGCAGCTCCTCGTCGTGGGCGAACTTGGATTCAAAGGCCTCCTCGCGACGGTCGAAGGTGCTCATGCGTCAGTCTCCTGCCTTCTAGCGGTGGCGCCCTCAGGCGCTGAAATCGATTGCGGTGCCGCCATCATATGGGGATCCGATGAGCCCTTGCATATCCTTCGCGACCCACCAAATCAACGCGTATCGGTCGCACCGCTCCCGCTCGTCCAGACATCGCCCCGCGAGCGGGCCGCAGGACACCCTGCCCGGTCGCCGGGACCGCGTAAAATCTCTTCAGCGGCTTCATTGTACTTTACGGGGCGATCGTGTAGGTTCCGCGCCATCGAGCGGGGGGCCGAAAGCGCATCTGCCGTTCTCGCGCCCTTCCGATGACCGTCCCGACCCCGGCCACGGCCGAACGAGACATTGTCCGACAAAGGGCATGGGACCGCAGTCAACCGGAGCGTCTCCGCCAGTATGGATTTTCTTTCTCAAACACGGTACGTGCCTATGAACCGCCGCCGGCGCATTTACGAGGGCAAGGGCAAGATCCTCTATGAGGGCCCGGAACCCGGTACGCTCATCCAGCACTTCAAGGATGATGCAACTGCCTTCAACGCCAAGAAGCATGAGATTGTCGATGGCAAGGGGGTCCTGAACAACCGGATCTCCGAGTACATCTTCAACCATCTCAACGCGATCGGTATCCCGACCCACTTCATTCGCCGGATGAACATGCGCGAGCAGCTCATCCGCGAGGTCGAGATCATCCCGCTGGAAGTGGTTGTGCGCAACGTCGCCGCCGGCTCGCTGTCCAAGCGCCTCGGCATCGAGGAAGGCACGCAGCTGCCGCGGTCGATCATCGAGTTCTATTACAAGAACGACGCGCTCGACGACCCGATGGTCTCCGAGGAGCACATCACCGCCTTCGGATGGTGCACGCCCCAGGAGATGGACGACATCATGGCGCTGGCCATCCGCGTCAACGACTTCCTGACCGGCCTGTTCCTGGGCGTCGGCATCCGTCTCGTCGACTTCAAGATCGAGTGCGGCCGCCTGTGGGAAGGCGACATGATGCGCATCGTCGTCGCCGACGAGATCTCGCCGGACAGCTGCCGCCTGTGGGACATCCAGTCCAACGAGAAGATGGACAAGGACCGCTTCCGCCGCGACCTCGGCGGTATGCTGGAAGCCTACCAGGAAGTGGCCCGGCGCCTCGGCATCCTCAACGACAACGACCGGCCGAACGGCACAGGTCCGGTGCTCGTCAAGTAAGCTGCTCGTCAAGTAAGATCGCCGCGCGCCTCGCACGCACAAGACAAGGAAAGCCCCGACCGGAAACGGCCGGGGCTTTCGGCTTTTCGGGGAAGCCTTGCGCGCAAGGTCAGGTGCGGTTGATCGAGACGCCGCCGTCGACCAGCATCGCCGTGCCGGTGGTGAAGCTGGAGGCCGGCGAGGCGAGGTAGAGCGCGGTCCCGGCGACCTCCTCAGGCGAAGAGATGCGCTTGAGCGCATGCAGGCTCTCCACGAAGGCCAGCGCCTCCGGCGTCGAAGCGGCCTCGCGCCCCATCGGCGTGTCGATGCCGCCGGGCAGGATCGCGTTGACCCGGATCCCCTTCGCGCCGACCTCGGCCGCCAGCACCTTGGTCAGGCCGACGAGCCCGGCCTTGCTGGCGCCGTAGGCCGCCATGCCCGGCAGGCCGGCCGTATGGCCGACAAACGTGGACGTGAAGATCAGCGAGCCGCCGCCACGCTCCTCCATGGCCGGGATCTGGTATTTCGCCCCGAGGAACCCGCTGGTCAGGTTGGTGGCGAGCACCGTGTTCCAGTCGGCGAGCGACAGGGACGGCGCCGGCGCCATGGGGCCGATCATGCCCGCATTGTTGAAGGCGATGTCGAGCCCGCCGAAGCGATCCTTCGCCAGATCGACCAGCGCCCTGGCGTAGTCCTCCTCCTGCACGTCGCCGGCTAGAACCGCCGCCCGGCCGCCTGCCCGCTCGATCTCCCCGGCAACCTCCTCCAGCTCGCCCCGGCGCCGCGCGCCGAGAACGACGGCACAGCCTTCCGCGGCGAAGAGCCGTGCTGTCGCAGCTCCCAGCCCGGAGCTCGCTCCGGTGATGATCGCGACCTTGTCTTCCAGTATCGGCATGAAACCCTCCATCGCCGTTGCAATGGCAGGCTTGGTAGGCGGGGAACGAGGGCCACGACACCCGATTAGAGATTGCGGTCAGGCTTTTCTGCCGGCCAGGCGCACACCCGCGTTGCAACCCTCGGCTGAGGCCCTTAATCTGCCTGCGTATTGAAACGGGCTGGGGAAATTGCAATGAAGGTTATGTCGGCCGGGAGCTCCTGGCAGAAGATTGTACTCGTCCTTTTCGCGGGCCTGATGCTCGCCGCATGCCAGACTAGCGGGTTGAAATCCGGAGCGCTGAAGACCGACTTCCCGCCGGCGGGCTGGAAGACGCAACGCGACGGCAACGCTACGGCCTATTTCTGCGCACGTCCGACTTGCAGCACCCCCCAGTTGGTGGTCATCTCGCCCACCCGCCAGAGGGGCAATGTCGAGGAAGCGATCAAGCGGAACATCATCAGCACTGCCCTTGTGGACGAGCTCTTCGATGTTCTGAAGGTGGCATCCCGCAAGCAGGTCAACGCATCCTCGACACGCAAGATCACCACCCCCACCTATTCGGGCTTCGAAAATCTGGTCACGCTTCGGGACAGGAATGGCAAGAAGCTCTATCTCGCCGTCCGCAATGTGATTCAGCGAGACCGCGGAATTGTGGTGACATCTGCTGCGACCTCGCCGGGCACCGCCAAGCGCAACCTCGCCCGCTTCTTCGCCCAGACGACCATCCAGCGCGTCCAGTAACCCCGCACGCCGCGATACCGGACCTCCTGGCGCGCGGCGGTTGGCCGCGCGTCGCAAAAGGGCTTTCATCGGGGGCGTCGTCGCGCTAGAAGCGGGCCAACTGCCCAGCCGGCGGACGCCAACGCGCGCCGGCGCCGACTTGCGGAGACATCCCCCGATGAAAGCACGCGTGACCGTTACCCTGAAATCCGGCGTCCTCGACCCGCAGGGCAAGGCGATCGAGGGTGGCCTTGCCGCGCTCGGCTTCGCCGGCGTCGACAGCGTGCGCCAGGGCAAGGTCTTCGATCTGGAGATCAGCGGCCGCGACGCAGACGCCGCGCGCGCCGATCTCGCCGCCATGTGCGAGAAGCTGCTCGCCAACACGGTGATCGAGAACTACGACATCGAGATCCTCTGACGGGATCGCCCGCAACGCGGGCAGCGAGACGCGGGAGGCCGGCATGGACGAAGACAGTGCCAGGGTCCTGCGTTTCCTGTTGATCAAGGCAGCGGTCTTCATCGCCCTGCCGGCCGCGCTGGCGCTCGCCGCCGCGCTGTTCCTGGTGTGAACCGATCCTGGTGTGATCCGAAAGGGAGCCCTCCCGCCATGAAGTCCGCCGTCGTCACCTTCCCCGGCTCGAATCGCGAGCGCGACATGATGCATGCGCTGGAGCTGGTCTCCGGCCGCAAGCCCGAAGCCGTGTGGCATGCCGATACCAGCCTGCCGGACGTCGATCTGGTCGTGCTGCCGGGCGGCTTTTCCTACGGCGACTACCTGCGCTCCGGCGCCATCGCGGCCCGCGCGCCGGTGATGGATGCGATCCGCGCCTTCGCCGCCCGCGGCGGCATGGTGCTCGGCGTGTGCAACGGCTTCCAGATGCTGACCGAGGCAGGCCTGCTGCCCGGCGCCCTGATGCGCAATGCGGGCCTCACCTTCGTCTGCCGCGAAGTGCAGCTGGAGACCGCCTCCATGGCCAACCGCTTCACCGCCGGCATGCGCAAGGGCGAGACTTGGCGCTGCCCCGTCGCCCATCACGACGGCAACTATTTCGCGGATGCCGAGACCATCGCGCGGCTGGAGGGCGAGAATCGCGTCGCCTTCCGTTATGCCAACGGCACCAACCCGAACGGCTCGATCAACGATATCGCCGGCATCGCCAACGAAGCGGGCAACGTGCTCGGCATGATGCCGCACCCGGAAAACTACGTCGACGCGCAGCAGGCGAGCACCGACGGGCGCGCCTTCTTCGAGAGCATCTGCGGGGCCTTCGCCACCGCCTGATGCGAAAGCGTCGAGACAGGGAGACAACCGATGAGCCGTTCCGCCTCCGGGTCTCCCTTCAAGGCTGAGGAAAAGGCGGAACTCGCCCGCCGGCTGCGCGACTATCTGCGCGACGAACTCGGCGCCGAGGCCGGCATGCTGGAGACCGAGGCCTTCCTCGACTTCATCGCCGCCGAGATCGGCAACGCCTTCTACAATCGCGGCCTCTTCGATGCCCAGGCGGCCATCTCTGCCCGCCTGGAAGAGGCGACGGACGCGGTCTACGCGCTGGAAAAGCCCGCCCGGGCGTGATCGCTGGGCGGCTGGCCGAACTGCCGCGAATAGGCCCGGCTAAAGGCCGAGGCACTGGAAAACCCGACGCGGCCGGCAACGCTCTTCAACACTCCTCCCCGCGCAATCTCCTGCCGTGCAAGGCACAGCCGCCAGGCCTGCAGATAGGCGCCCGGCGTCTGGCCGACCGTCCGCCGGAAGCCGGTGGCGAAGGCGGTGCGCGACATGCCGCAGATCCCCGCCAGCTCCTCCAGCCGCCAGCGCCGCTCCGGCGCCTCGTGCATGGCGACCAGCGCCAGCATGATCTGCGGATGGCCGAGCCCGGCGATCAACCCGTCCCGCGCCTGGCCGGTCTCGATGGCATGACGCAGGAAGCGGATCACCACGATCTCGCACAAACGGTCGACGATGGCTTTGCCGCCGCAGCGCGGGCTGGTCACCTCCTCGTGCAGCACGGCGGCAACCGCCGCCAGCGCCGGGGCCTCGGTAAGATCGATGCAGACCTCCTCCGGCAGCGCGGTCGCAAGCGGCGAACCCGGTCCTCCGAGATCGACCCGCGCGGCGACCGCGAGGCGCCCCTGCAGCCGGCAGCCCTCTCGCGTACCGTCGACACGGAACACCAGCCGCCGCAGCACCAGCGGCTCGTTCTCGTCGAGGGTCTCGTCCCCCGTCAGCAGCAGATGCGCCGGCTCGCCCGGCGGCAAGGCACTGCCCAGCACGCAGGCGGAAATGCGGAACCGGTCGATCAGGGCCGACAGCCGGTCGACGCGCCCTTGCGGCATGCTGGCATCGTTCATTGAACTCTCGATCATGAAAAGCGGACTGAACTTTTCCTTTCATACATTATCTTGCACAGGCCAACAAGGATGGCCGGCGACGACCGCCCGCCAAGCAAAGTTTCGAAAGGACGCCCATGTCCCTGATTCCCCGCCAGCAGGTTCCCGCTCTCGCGCTGGAGACGCTCTCCCACGGCCGTTTCGACCTTGCCGCCGAGGCCCCGGACTTCGCGACGCTCGTCGTCTTCTATCGCGGCCTGCACTGTCCGATCTGCGCCACCTACCTGAAAGAGCTGGAGCGCCTGACGCCGGCCTTTGCCGAGCGCGGCGTGACGACGCTGGCCCTGTCCTCCGACGACAGGGAGCGGGCAGAGGCGATGGCAGAGAAGATCGGGGCGCAGGCCCTGCGCATCGGCTACGGCCTGCCGCTGCAGGTCGCCCGCGACTGGGGGCTCTACACGTCGGCCGGGCGCGGCACGACGTCCATCGGCATCGAGGAGCCGGAGCTCTTCTCCGAGCCGGGCGTGTTCCTGGTGCGGACTGACGGCACGCTCTACTTCGCCTCTGTGCAGACGATGCCCTTCGTGCGCCCTCATTTCCAGGAGATGGTCGGCGCACTCGATTTCGTGCGCAAGAACGACTATCCGGCGCGCGGCGAATACACCGGCGCAGTCTGACGCCGGGCCTTACTGCCCGGTGATGAAGCGCAAGGCTCCCGGCTCGACGGCAACCTCGAGCCGGCTTGCCGACATCGGCTCTCCGTCGAGGTTGATGGCCAGATCCTCCTCAGCCTCGATGGTCAGCCGGGTGAAGCTCGCCTTGCGGGCATAGCCGTCGAACTGGCTGTCGGCCTCGCGCAGCAGGCCGGACAGGAGTGTCACCAGGTGCTCCGCCTCGGGCTGGGGAAACAGCGTCAGGTCGAGGCGGCCATCGTCGATACGCGCATCGGCGCAAAGCGGCACGCCGCCGCCGGCCAGCCGGCCGTTGCCGATGGCCATGGCGATGAAGTCGCCCTCCCAGGA comes from Stappia sp. 28M-7 and encodes:
- the purB gene encoding adenylosuccinate lyase; amino-acid sequence: MIPRYSRPEMVAIWSPETKFRIWFEIEAHACDALAEIGVIPKEAARTIWEKGGAATFDVARIDEIERETKHDVIAFLTHLAEIVGPDARFVHQGMTSSDVLDTCLNVQLARAADLLLADIDALLAALKRRAFEHKDTVCIGRSHGIHAEPVTFGLKMAEAYAEFDRCRTRLIAARAEVATCAISGAVGTFANIDPRIEEHVAKAMGLAVEPVSTQVIPRDRHAMFFATLGVIASSIERVATEIRHLQRTEVLEAEEYFSPGQKGSSAMPHKRNPVLTENLTGLARMVRAYAMPAMENVALWHERDISHSSVERMIGPDATVTLDFALARLTNVIDKLMVYPERMLANMNRLGGLVHSQRILLALTQAGTSREDAYRLVQRNAMKVWDSYQKDGSADVDFLEELLNDADVRAALSEEEIRSRFDLGYHTKAVGTIFDRVFGKA
- a CDS encoding metallophosphoesterase; its protein translation is MRIAVLADIHGNAEALEAVVADLEREAPDEVVNLGDCLSGPLWPERTATILRSLGWPTVRGNHDRVVAAGNVSPANRTDHFTQNDLSAESLAWLRALPATLELDGGAVLLCHGTPTRDDVYLTEEVAGESTRLAAEQDIAARLGETAAGLVCCGHTHIPRLVHLAACGRTVLNPGSVGLPGYADEAPTPHRVETGSPHARYAMVERRPEGWRFEMKSIMYDWESAAREAERNGRPDWARPLRTGFYGPLA
- a CDS encoding alpha/beta hydrolase; this translates as MKIAETDILLLPGYGDTPAGHWMHRWCEKMPTARIVAQRNWFQPVLKEWIDALKEAVAAAERPVVLVGHSLGSITAVHAAHGHGLDTDKIKAAFLVAPTDLNRAEPKPAFDAAQFRAVPKGPLPFRARVVASRTDPYCAYDVAEQMARDWGAHFQDAGDAGHINLESGHGPWPEGLMSFAYLMKDL
- a CDS encoding HpcH/HpaI aldolase/citrate lyase family protein encodes the protein MTVTKPSLAARLRADETVITAWSTMAVPVLAELLGRAGYGAVTLDMQHGAHDIASIREGIAAARLGGAHAVVRPPVDDFATVSRAFDLGAEAVIMPMVNTVEDALALVGASKFPPVGVRSWGPHRAAMLQGLTPAEYLASANQETVALAMIETPAALDALDEILAVEGLDGVFIGPGDMSLTLSEGRELNPSSEKVQTIAADVAKRARVAGKFAGIFCNNAADAKSARQMGFRFISHGIEMSMLLEMAKARLAELD
- a CDS encoding DUF1476 domain-containing protein, producing the protein MSTFDRREEAFESKFAHDEELRFKAVARRNKLLGLWAAEKLGLDADKAQDYAKEVVRADFEEPGEEDVFRKIRKDFTDAGVDQSDHQIRRTMDELLHQAVEQIQNEG
- the purC gene encoding phosphoribosylaminoimidazolesuccinocarboxamide synthase, encoding MDFLSQTRYVPMNRRRRIYEGKGKILYEGPEPGTLIQHFKDDATAFNAKKHEIVDGKGVLNNRISEYIFNHLNAIGIPTHFIRRMNMREQLIREVEIIPLEVVVRNVAAGSLSKRLGIEEGTQLPRSIIEFYYKNDALDDPMVSEEHITAFGWCTPQEMDDIMALAIRVNDFLTGLFLGVGIRLVDFKIECGRLWEGDMMRIVVADEISPDSCRLWDIQSNEKMDKDRFRRDLGGMLEAYQEVARRLGILNDNDRPNGTGPVLVK
- a CDS encoding SDR family oxidoreductase yields the protein MPILEDKVAIITGASSGLGAATARLFAAEGCAVVLGARRRGELEEVAGEIERAGGRAAVLAGDVQEEDYARALVDLAKDRFGGLDIAFNNAGMIGPMAPAPSLSLADWNTVLATNLTSGFLGAKYQIPAMEERGGGSLIFTSTFVGHTAGLPGMAAYGASKAGLVGLTKVLAAEVGAKGIRVNAILPGGIDTPMGREAASTPEALAFVESLHALKRISSPEEVAGTALYLASPASSFTTGTAMLVDGGVSINRT
- the purS gene encoding phosphoribosylformylglycinamidine synthase subunit PurS — encoded protein: MKARVTVTLKSGVLDPQGKAIEGGLAALGFAGVDSVRQGKVFDLEISGRDADAARADLAAMCEKLLANTVIENYDIEIL
- a CDS encoding phosphoribosylformylglycinamidine synthase-associated small membrane protein, with amino-acid sequence MDEDSARVLRFLLIKAAVFIALPAALALAAALFLV
- the purQ gene encoding phosphoribosylformylglycinamidine synthase subunit PurQ, encoding MKSAVVTFPGSNRERDMMHALELVSGRKPEAVWHADTSLPDVDLVVLPGGFSYGDYLRSGAIAARAPVMDAIRAFAARGGMVLGVCNGFQMLTEAGLLPGALMRNAGLTFVCREVQLETASMANRFTAGMRKGETWRCPVAHHDGNYFADAETIARLEGENRVAFRYANGTNPNGSINDIAGIANEAGNVLGMMPHPENYVDAQQASTDGRAFFESICGAFATA
- a CDS encoding DUF2164 domain-containing protein, whose protein sequence is MSRSASGSPFKAEEKAELARRLRDYLRDELGAEAGMLETEAFLDFIAAEIGNAFYNRGLFDAQAAISARLEEATDAVYALEKPARA
- a CDS encoding AraC family transcriptional regulator — encoded protein: MNDASMPQGRVDRLSALIDRFRISACVLGSALPPGEPAHLLLTGDETLDENEPLVLRRLVFRVDGTREGCRLQGRLAVAARVDLGGPGSPLATALPEEVCIDLTEAPALAAVAAVLHEEVTSPRCGGKAIVDRLCEIVVIRFLRHAIETGQARDGLIAGLGHPQIMLALVAMHEAPERRWRLEELAGICGMSRTAFATGFRRTVGQTPGAYLQAWRLCLARQEIARGGVLKSVAGRVGFSSASAFSRAYSRQFGQPPSDHARAGFSSA
- a CDS encoding peroxiredoxin-like family protein, whose product is MSLIPRQQVPALALETLSHGRFDLAAEAPDFATLVVFYRGLHCPICATYLKELERLTPAFAERGVTTLALSSDDRERAEAMAEKIGAQALRIGYGLPLQVARDWGLYTSAGRGTTSIGIEEPELFSEPGVFLVRTDGTLYFASVQTMPFVRPHFQEMVGALDFVRKNDYPARGEYTGAV